In Saccharomyces cerevisiae S288C chromosome XV, complete sequence, the following proteins share a genomic window:
- the COQ3 gene encoding hexaprenyldihydroxybenzoate methyltransferase (O-methyltransferase; catalyzes two different O-methylation steps in ubiquinone (Coenzyme Q) biosynthesis; component of a mitochondrial ubiquinone-synthesizing complex; phosphoprotein), producing MLLRSRFLKVIHVRKQLSACSRFAIQTQTRCKSTDASEDEVKHFQELAPTWWDTDGSQRILHKMNLTRLDFVQRTVRNQVKIQNPEIFVPGFNYKEFLPEYVCDNIQREMQESIETNLDKRPEVSVLDVGCGGGILSESLARLKWVKNVQGIDLTRDCIMVAKEHAKKDPMLEGKINYECKALEDVTGQFDIITCMEMLEHVDMPSEILRHCWSRLNPEKGILFLSTINRDLISWFTTIFMGENVLKIVPKGTHHLSKYINSKEILAWFNDNYSGQFRLLDLKGTMYLPYQGWVEHDCSDVGNYFMAIQRLN from the coding sequence ATGTTGTTAAGATCTagatttttgaaggttATTCATGTGAGGAAACAATTGAGCGCCTGTTCAAGATTTGCAATTCAAACACAAACGAGATGTAAGAGCACAGATGCTTCTGAAGATGAAGTGAAGCATTTCCAGGAGCTAGCCCCTACTTGGTGGGATACAGACGGATCACAAAGAATTCTACACAAAATGAATCTAACTAGGTTAGATTTTGTGCAGAGGACTGTGAGGAACCAGGTTAAAATTCAGAATCCTGAAATATTTGTCCCTGGATTTAATTACAAGGAGTTTCTACCAGAATACGTCTGCGACAATATTCAGCGGGAAATGCAGGAAAGCATAGAGACTAATCTAGATAAGAGGCCAGAAGTGAGCGTCTTGGATGTTGGATGCGGTGGTGGCATTTTGAGTGAATCGCTCGCGAGACTAAAATGGGTGAAGAATGTTCAAGGGATCGATCTGACTCGCGATTGTATCATGGTAGCAAAAGAGCATGCCAAGAAAGACCCCATGCTGGAGGGAAAGATAAATTATGAGTGCAAGGCTCTGGAGGATGTTACTGGACAATTTGATATTATCACCTGTATGGAAATGCTAGAGCACGTGGATATGCCTAGTGAAATTTTAAGGCATTGTTGGTCGAGGTTAAATCCCGAAAAAGGTATACTCTTTTTAAGTACTATAAACAGAGATCTCATCTCATGGTTTACTACAATTTTTATGGGTGAAAACGTCTTGAAGATCGTCCCAAAGGGTACTCATCATTTGAGCAAATACATAAACTCAAAGGAAATCCTTGCCTGGTTCAATGACAACTACAGTGGCCAATTTCGCTTGTTGGATCTCAAGGGGACCATGTACCTCCCATATCAAGGGTGGGTTGAGCACGATTGTTCCGATGTCGGTAATTATTTTATGGCTATTCAGAGACTGAATTGA
- the HMI1 gene encoding ATP-dependent 3'-5' DNA helicase (Mitochondrial inner membrane localized ATP-dependent DNA helicase; required for the maintenance of the mitochondrial genome; not required for mitochondrial transcription; has homology to E. coli helicase uvrD) codes for MDKLTPSQWKVINKSYEPASTIKVIAGPGSGKTLTLLYKVLHLITVENIKPEEILIFSLTNKAVDSIIENLLSIFENSHTNKEIVHQIGCYTVHGLANRIVVENEGMINIIEEIGWRGLMKLLPPSKRTPHHFRSYKELEKVVKDYKLNNAKNNNPVIEKLVELMDNCKVMTNDDLIIRAKKYLELDSSDSDASSFTQDLRNKYKVVLIDEFQDLYPSLAPLITMICKGKQLIMFGDTNQSIYGFLGSNNEIMSQLDNLHPKNSTTVLKLFDNFRSTPEIISLASKIINRPLAEKQIIDDTDETPSELVRKLPSGVSPQIMTFDDLAAESEFIIDKITQLICSSAKFSDIAILSRTNSHLTAIASILKKYGIPYQKLKSQPDWMDDLRIQFLLDILKVCSLASDEKHNREFNTGDKWQSNFSILVTMSALKGIGDASIQALYKACSLKNLSIWKYLTMVPNFEWPLGLSIKKKMENYTSNLYEMIENDQVHQLDDPMELLEKVASITNNLNLNPTYFQSLSDAQSSLEFKTHLQEMAQVMKVSKSNKPPGISFVKWFLETYFDQTMVFHQSQQALQTTGPGTVKLSTIHSAKGLEFPIVFLTNGSMSNFPMDTNALYVGITRARNLLYMCNMKHERLVSKSSPYSRNIMSNNLFWTYYNKDLKRSVCDVKVTHGYNVQRYNQLRKNFGFYRAYSSLRGCKSVFRRI; via the coding sequence ATGGACAAGCTAACTCCATCTCAATGGAAGGTAATAAATAAGTCATATGAACCAGCGTCTACGATAAAAGTCATTGCGGGCCCAGGCTCAGGAAAAACGCTAACGCTACTATATAAAGTACTACATTTAATTACTGTGGAGAATATTAAGCCTGAAGAAATACTTATATTTTCGTTAACAAACAAAGCAGTTGATAGTataatagaaaatttaCTGTCCATTTTCGAAAACTCGCATACAAATAAGGAAATTGTCCATCAGATTGGGTGTTACACAGTTCATGGGTTGGCTAATAGAATCGTTGTAGAGAATGAGGGGATGATAAACATTATAGAAGAGATTGGATGGAGAGGATTAATGAAGTTGTTACCGCCGTCAAAGAGAACCCCCCATCATTTCAGATCATATAAGGAACTCGAGAAAGTTGTTAAGGATTACAAGCTAAACAACgcaaaaaataataaccCCGTCATTGAGAAACTAGTTGAACTGATGGATAACTGTAAAGTGATGACCAATGATGATTTGATCATTCGcgcaaaaaaatacttaGAGCTTGATTCTTCTGATTCAGATGCATCGTCTTTTACTCAAGATCTCCGCAATAAATACAAGGTTGTTCTTATCGATGAATTTCAGGACCTCTATCCAAGTTTAGCACCCTTAATTACCATGATTTGCAAAGGCAAGCAGCTCATTATGTTTGGTGATACAAATCAAAGCATATACGGATTTTTGGGGAGTAACAACGAGATTATGTCACAATTAGACAATCTTCACCCAAAAAATTCCACGACTGTCCTGaaattatttgataattttagGTCTACCCCCGAAATAATCTCTCTAGCatcaaaaattatcaatCGTCCACTAGCAGAGAAACAGATTATCGATGATACTGATGAAACACCATCAGAGCTAGTTCGCAAGCTACCGAGTGGTGTTTCACCTCAAATAATGACATTTGATGATCTAGCCGCAGAATCTGaatttattattgataaaattaCCCAATTGATTTGTTCTTCTGCAAAGTTTTCCGATATAGCAATTCTATCAAGAACAAATTCACATCTAACGGCTATAGCCagtattttgaagaaatatgGTATTCCTTATCAAAAACTAAAGAGTCAACCTGATTGGATGGACGATTTACGAATTCAATTCCTTTTAGATATTCTAAAAGTGTGTTCTTTAGCCTCCGACGAAAAGCATAATCGTGAGTTCAATACGGGTGATAAATGGCAAAGTAACTTCAGCATTTTGGTCACAATGAGCGCTCTCAAAGGGATTGGCGATGCTTCAATACAAGCCTTGTATAAAGCATGCAGCCTGAAAAATCTGTCAATTTGGAAATACCTAACTATGGTTCCCAATTTTGAATGGCCATTGGGCCTCTccataaagaaaaaaatggaaaattaCACTTCAAATTTATATGAAATGATCGAAAATGATCAAGTTCATCAATTAGATGATCCGATGGAACTTTTAGAAAAAGTTGCTAGCATCACAAATAACTTAAACCTAAATCCTACCTACTTCCAATCCTTAAGTGATGCTCAATCATCTTTAGAGTTTAAAACACATCTACAAGAGATGGCACAAGTAATGAAGGTCTCAAAATCTAATAAGCCCCCGGGTATTTCATTTGTTAAATGGTTTCTAGAGACATATTTTGATCAAACGATGGTCTTTCACCAGTCTCAGCAGGCATTACAAACTACCGGTCCGGGGACAGTAAAACTATCTACCATCCATTCTGCAAAGGGTTTAGAATTTCCCATAGTATTTCTAACAAACGGGAGCATGTCCAATTTCCCAATGGATACAAACGCCCTTTATGTGGGGATAACTAGGGCAAGAAACTTGTTGTACATGTGCAACATGAAGCACGAGAGACTGGTCAGTAAATCATCACCATACTCAAGAAACATAATGTCTAATAATTTATTCTGGACTTACTACAATAAGGATTTGAAACGATCTGTATGTGACGTTAAGGTGACACATGGTTATAATGTGCAGCGATACAATCAGTTacgtaaaaattttggattttATAGAGCATATTCTTCACTAAGAGGTTGTAAGAGCGTTTTCAGACGTATATAG
- the RFC4 gene encoding replication factor C subunit 4 (Subunit of heteropentameric Replication factor C (RF-C); which is a DNA binding protein and ATPase that acts as a clamp loader of the proliferating cell nuclear antigen (PCNA) processivity factor for DNA polymerases delta and epsilon; relocalizes to the cytosol in response to hypoxia) has translation MSKTLSLQLPWVEKYRPQVLSDIVGNKETIDRLQQIAKDGNMPHMIISGMPGIGKTTSVHCLAHELLGRSYADGVLELNASDDRGIDVVRNQIKHFAQKKLHLPPGKHKIVILDEADSMTAGAQQALRRTMELYSNSTRFAFACNQSNKIIEPLQSRCAILRYSKLSDEDVLKRLLQIIKLEDVKYTNDGLEAIIFTAEGDMRQAINNLQSTVAGHGLVNADNVFKIVDSPHPLIVKKMLLASNLEDSIQILRTDLWKKGYSSIDIVTTSFRVTKNLAQVKESVRLEMIKEIGLTHMRILEGVGTYLQLASMLAKIHKLNNKA, from the coding sequence ATGTCCAAAACTTTATCTTTGCAACTTCCATGGGTTGAGAAATACCGTCCCCAAGTTTTATCTGATATAGTCGGTAATAAAGAGACCATTGATAGACTTCAGCAAATCGCTAAAGATGGTAACATGCCCCATATGATCATATCAGGTATGCCAGGTATAGGTAAGACCACTTCGGTACATTGCCTTGCTCACGAGCTCCTTGGCCGCTCTTATGCTGACGGTGTTTTAGAGTTGAACGCTTCAGATGACAGAGGTATTGATGTCGTCAGAAACcaaataaaacattttgCCCAGAAGAAACTACATTTGCCTCCAGGGAAACATAAAATCGTTATTCTTGATGAGGCGGATTCCATGACTGCTGGTGCTCAGCAAGCGTTGAGAAGGACCATGGAGCTATATTCGAACTCTACAAGGTTTGCATTTGCTTGTAATCAATCAAACAAGATCATTGAGCCGCTGCAAAGTAGATGTGCGATTTTGAGGTATTCTAAACTATCCGATGAAGACGTTCTAAAACGTCTTTTACAAATCATAAAGCTAGAGGATGTTAAGTATACAAATGATGGGTTAGAAGCAATCATTTTTACAGCGGAGGGTGACATGAGACAGGCCATAAACAATCTACAAAGTACAGTAGCAGGACACGGTTTAGTGAACGCAGACAATGtcttcaaaattgttgatTCTCCTCACCCTCTAAtagtgaagaaaatgttacTAGCCTCCAACCTAGAAGATTCAATTCAAATCTTAAGAACAGatctttggaaaaaggGTTATTCCTCGATTGATATCGTCACAACATCTTTCCGCGTTACCAAAAACTTAGCACAAGTGAAAGAATCAGTAAGATTGGAAATGATAAAAGAAATCGGTTTGACCCATATGAGAATTCTGGAGGGTGTTGGAACGTACTTGCAACTGGCTAGTATGTTAGCGAAAATTCATAAACTAAATAATAAAGCCTGA
- the TRM10 gene encoding tRNA (guanine(9)-N(1))-methyltransferase (tRNA methyltransferase; methylates N-1 of guanine at position 9 in tRNAs; involved in methylation of guanosine and uridine ribonucleosides in mRNA; involved in distinct tRNA quality control pathway for tRNA-Trp; member of SPOUT (SpoU-TrmD) methyltransferase family; human ortholog TRMT10A plays role in pathogenesis of microcephaly and early onset diabetes; an 18-mer ncRNA translational regulator originates from TRM10 locus; protein abundance increases in response to DNA replication stress): MSNDEINQNEEKVKRTPPLPPVPEGMSKKQWKKMCKRQRWEENKAKYNAERRVKKKRLRHERSAKIQEYIDRGEEVPQELIREPRINVNQTDSGIEIILDCSFDELMNDKEIVSLSNQVTRAYSANRRANHFAEIKVAPFDKRLKQRFETTLKNTNYENWNHFKFLPDDKIMFGDEHISKDKIVYLTADTEEKLEKLEPGMRYIVGGIVDKNRYKELCLKKAQKMGIPTRRLPIDEYINLEGRRVLTTTHVVQLMLKYFDDHNWKNAFESVLPPRKLDAEAKSASSSPAPKDT, encoded by the coding sequence ATGTCCAATGATGAGATAAACCAGAACGAGGAAAAGGTGAAAAGAACACCACCTTTACCGCCTGTGCCAGAAGGCATGTCTAAAAAgcaatggaaaaaaatgtgtAAAAGACAGAGATGGGAGGAGAATAAAGCCAAATACAATGCGGAACGCCGtgtaaagaagaagagactTCGCCATGAAAGAAGTGCGAAGATTCAAGAATACATTGACAGGGGAGAAGAGGTCCCGCAGGAATTGATTAGAGAGCCTCGTATCAATGTGAATCAGACTGATTCTGGGATAGAGATCATACTTGACTGTTCTTTTGATGAGTTAATGAACGACAAGGAAATAGTAAGCTTGTCTAACCAGGTCACCAGGGCATACTCCGCGAATAGAAGGGCGAACCATTTTGCAGAAATAAAGGTGGCCCCATTCGACAAAAGACTAAAGCAAAGGTTTGAAACTACTCTGAAAAATACCAATTATGAAAACTGGAACCATTTTAAATTCCTACCAGACGACAAAATCATGTTTGGAGATGAGCATATAAGTAAGGACAAAATAGTGTATTTAACGGCCGATACAGAGGAAAAGCTGGAGAAGCTGGAACCCGGGATGCGATACATTGTTGGCGGCATTGTAGACAAGAATCGTTATAAAGAATTGTGTCTGAAGAAGGCCCAAAAGATGGGCATTCCTACGCGAAGATTGCCCATTGACGAGTACATCAATCTCGAAGGCAGAAGAGTGTTGACGACAACGCACGTCGTGCAACTCATGCTGAAATACTTTGATGACCATAACTGGAAAAATGCCTTTGAAAGCGTTTTACCACCCAGAAAGCTGGATGCGGAAGCAAAATCCGCAAGCTCTTCGCCAGCTCCAAAGGACACATAG